CCGGTTCCGGGCCCAGCTGGGGACGACGCCACTCGCCTGGCTGACCGGGGAACGGGTGGCGCTGGCCTGCCGGCTGATCGAGCGGGGCGAGGAACGGCTCGACGTGGTGGCCGCGCGGAGCGGACTCGGCACCGCCGCGAACCTCCGCGCGCGCGTGCGGCGCGAGACCGGCCTCAGCCCGTCGGCCTACCGGCGGCGTTTCGGACCGGCTGCCGGGGAACCGGTCATGGCATGAGATTCCTCGTACGCGACCGGCTGCTCGGCTTCGGCGACGACTACTGGATCGAGGACGACCAGGGCAACAAGGTCTTCCTCGTCGACGGCAAGGCCATGCGGCTGCGGGACACCTTCGAGCTGAAGGACACGCGCGGGCGCGTCCTCATCGACATCCGCCAGAAGATGTTCGCGCTGCGCGACACGATGGTGATCGAGCGGGACGGCGAGCCCCTGGCGCGCATCAAGCGCAAACGCCTGTCCCTGCTCCGCAACCACTACCGCGTGTCCCTCGCCGACGGCAGCACCGAACTCGACGTCAGCGGCAAGATCCTCGACCGGGAGTTCGCCATCGAGTACGACGACGAGCTCCTCGCCGTCGTCTCGCGCCGCTGGCTGCACGT
This DNA window, taken from Streptomyces sp. NBC_00663, encodes the following:
- a CDS encoding LURP-one-related/scramblase family protein gives rise to the protein MRFLVRDRLLGFGDDYWIEDDQGNKVFLVDGKAMRLRDTFELKDTRGRVLIDIRQKMFALRDTMVIERDGEPLARIKRKRLSLLRNHYRVSLADGSTELDVSGKILDREFAIEYDDELLAVVSRRWLHVRETYGVDVVREDADPALLIAVAVCVIHLAEKEREED